CAGTGGGAACACACGCTGATGGTGACCGAAACCGGCTACGAGGTCTTCACCCTGTCCGAGGGCAGCCCCGCCCTGCCCGCCTTCATCAGCAGCACCAGCACCTGAGGGCGCCGCCATGGCCAGCAGCAGCAGCGCCAACCCTGTGGTCGAGCTGCGCCAGCAGCTCAAGAGCGGCAAGCAGGCGCTGATCGACGCCTTCCGCGCCGGCCCGCCCACGCAGCGCGCCGCCCAGCGCCTGCTGCGCCAGCTGGCGCGCCATGTCGACGGCATCCTGCAGCAGCTCTGGGCCCAGGCGGCCATGCCGCCGGGCTTCTGCCTGGTGGCCGTGGGCGGATATGGCCGTGGCGAGCTCTTCCCCTTCTCCGATGTCGATGTGCTGCTGCTGCTGCCCGACGGCGTCGAGGCGCACCAGCCGGGCGCCGTCAAGCAAAGCATCGAGACCTTCATCACCGCCTGCTGGGACATCGGCCTGGAGCTGGGCTCCTCGGTGCGCACCCTGGGCGAATGCCTGCAAGAGGCCGCCGGCGATGTGACGGTGCAGACCGCCCTGCTGGAAGCACGCCCCCTGGCCGGCGCGCGGCCGCTGTTCAAGCAGCTGGTGCAGCGCCAGCACGAGCATCTGGACGTCAGCGCCTTTTTGCGCGCCAAGACGCTGGAAGCGCAACAGCGCCACACCAAGTTCGACGACACGCCCTATTCGCTGGAGCCCAACTGCAAGGAGAGCCCGGGCGGCCTGCGCGATCTGCAGGTGCTGATCTGGATCGCCCGCGCCGCCGGCCTGGGCCACACCTGGAAGGCCCTGGCCACGCGCGGCCTGATCACGGCCTTTGAGAGCCGCCAGCTGCAGCGCAACGAAGGCCTGCTCAAGCTGATCCGTGCGCGCCTGCACGCCGTGGCGGGGCGGCGCGAGGATCGCCTGGTTTTCGATCTGCAAACCGCCGTGGCCGAGAGCTTTGGCTATCAGTCCACCAAGGAACAGCGTGCCTCCGAGGTGCTGATGCGGCGCTTCTACTGGGCGGCCAAAGCCGTGACCCAGCTGAACCAGATCCTGCTGCTCAATCTGGAGGAGCAGATCAACGGCTCGCAACAAGGGCTGATGCGCCCCATCCCCGGCCACGAGGCGCAGTTCCTGGACCGGGCCGGCATGCTCGAGGTGGCCAGCGACGAGCTCTACCAGCGCGAGCCTCATGCCATCCTGCGCACCTTTCTGGTCTACCAGCAGACACCCGGCATCAAGGGCCTATCGGCCCGCACCCTGCGCGCGCTTTACAACGCCCGCGAGCAGATGGACGCGGCCTTCCGCCGCGACCCGGTGAACCGCGCCACCTTCATGCAGATCCTGCGCCAGCCCGAGGGGCAGACGCATGCCTTCCGGCTGATGAACCAGACCTCGGTGCTGGGCCGCTACCTCTGGGTGTTCCGCGGCATCGTCGGCCAGATGCAGCACGACCTGTTCCACGTCTACACCGTGGATCAGCACATCCTGATGGTGCTGCGCAATGTGCGCCGCTTCTTCATCCCCGAGCATGCGCACGAGTACGCCTTCTGCTCGCAGCTGGCCTCGCAGTGGGACAAGCCTGAGCTGCTCTACATCGCCGCACTCTTCCACGATGTGGCCAAGGGCCGTGGCGGGGATCACTCCGATCTCGGCGCCGACGACGCGCGGCGCTTCTGCCGCGACCACGGCCTGAGCAAGGAAGACAGCGAGCTGGTGGTCTTCCTGGTGCGCCACCACCTGACCCACTCGCGCGTGGCACAAAAAGAAGACCTCTCCGACCCCGAGGTGATCCAGAGTTATGTCACCAAGGTCGGAGACGCCCGCCACCTGACCGCCCTCTACCTGCTGACCGTGGCCGACATCCGCGGCACCAGCCCCAAGGTCTGGAATGCCTGGAAGGGCAAGCTGCTCGAAGACCTCTACCGCCTGGCCCTGCGCGCCCTGGGCGGCGCCCAGCCCAATCTGGCCGCCGAGATCGAGGCGCGCAAGAACGAGGCCCGCCACAGCCTGGCCCTGCACTCCATGCTGCCCGGCACCGAGACCGCGCTTTGGGAGACCCTGGCCATCAGCTATTTCGCGCGCCACGAGGCGGGCGAGCTGGCCTGGCATGCGCGCTCGCTCTGGCGCCATGTGCAGACCGCCACGCCGGTGGTGCAGGCCCGGCCCTCGCCGATCGGCGAAGGCTTGCAGGTGCTGGTCTACGCACCCGACCGCCAGGACCTGTTCGCCCGCATCTGCGGTTATTTCGACGGCGCCGGCTTCAACATCCTGGACGCCAAGGTGCACACCACCAAGCGCGGTTTCGCCCTGGACACCTTCCAGGTCATCAGCCCCGACTTGGAGCTCAACCACCGCGACCTCGTGCCCCTGGTCGAAAACAAGCTAGGCCAGGCCCTGCAGGCCGAAGGCCCGCTGCCCGAGCCACGCCGTGGCCGGCTCTCGCGCCGAGTCAAGAGCTTCCCCTACACCCCGCGCATCGCCCTGCGGCCCGACGAACGCGGCCAGGCCTGGCTGCTGTCCATCAGCACCAGCGACCGCGCCGGCCTGCTCTACGCCATCGCCCGCGTGCTGGCCCGTCACGGCATCAATCTGCAGCTGGCCAAGATCTCCACTCTGGGCGAGCGGGTGGAAGACAC
This region of Paucibacter aquatile genomic DNA includes:
- a CDS encoding [protein-PII] uridylyltransferase, whose translation is MASSSSANPVVELRQQLKSGKQALIDAFRAGPPTQRAAQRLLRQLARHVDGILQQLWAQAAMPPGFCLVAVGGYGRGELFPFSDVDVLLLLPDGVEAHQPGAVKQSIETFITACWDIGLELGSSVRTLGECLQEAAGDVTVQTALLEARPLAGARPLFKQLVQRQHEHLDVSAFLRAKTLEAQQRHTKFDDTPYSLEPNCKESPGGLRDLQVLIWIARAAGLGHTWKALATRGLITAFESRQLQRNEGLLKLIRARLHAVAGRREDRLVFDLQTAVAESFGYQSTKEQRASEVLMRRFYWAAKAVTQLNQILLLNLEEQINGSQQGLMRPIPGHEAQFLDRAGMLEVASDELYQREPHAILRTFLVYQQTPGIKGLSARTLRALYNAREQMDAAFRRDPVNRATFMQILRQPEGQTHAFRLMNQTSVLGRYLWVFRGIVGQMQHDLFHVYTVDQHILMVLRNVRRFFIPEHAHEYAFCSQLASQWDKPELLYIAALFHDVAKGRGGDHSDLGADDARRFCRDHGLSKEDSELVVFLVRHHLTHSRVAQKEDLSDPEVIQSYVTKVGDARHLTALYLLTVADIRGTSPKVWNAWKGKLLEDLYRLALRALGGAQPNLAAEIEARKNEARHSLALHSMLPGTETALWETLAISYFARHEAGELAWHARSLWRHVQTATPVVQARPSPIGEGLQVLVYAPDRQDLFARICGYFDGAGFNILDAKVHTTKRGFALDTFQVISPDLELNHRDLVPLVENKLGQALQAEGPLPEPRRGRLSRRVKSFPYTPRIALRPDERGQAWLLSISTSDRAGLLYAIARVLARHGINLQLAKISTLGERVEDTFLVDGPALQHNRAQLQIESELLDAVSLPA